TCACTGCGGGCGGGCACTTTAGAAGACTCTTTTGTACTAGAATCTCCGCCGGTATGGCTGCACTGTATAGCGCTGCGTGACAAATGGAAAATGTGCGGTACTATAAACATGGATACACTCCTTTACAAAATAGAGATATAGTTCTATATATTGGCAAAAATAGTTAGGATTCCTGTATAGCATATGGAAAAATATTTTTCTTATACTTTAAAGTAATTAACAATACCTTGAAAGATGCTTTCGGCAATTTTCGATCGACCATCAATACTAGAGAGTAATACCTCTTCTTCAGGATTAGAAATAAAGGCGACTTCAATGAGTATAGCTGTTATCTTGCTATAACGTATAACATAGAAACTTGCAAAGCGAGAAGAGTTATCCTTAGTACCAAGCTCTGCCACTAAATTCTTCTGGACAAGAGAAGCTAGTTTTTTTGATTTGGCATCTCCGTAATGAAATGTAGTTGTACCCATGGCTGTATTGCTGGTAAAGGAATCATTGTGTATACTGATGAATATGTCTGCATTTGCATCCTTGGCAATTTCGACCCTTGCTGCAAGTTCTTCACTGGCAGAAGAATCGGGAAAGGCCACATTTCGGTCGGTGTCGCGAGTGAGTACCACAGTTGCGCCATTGCTTTCTAACATATCCCGTAGAAGTAAGACAATTGCTAAGGTGTTATCTTTTTCCATTGTTTTCGATGGGCCTATGGCACCAGGGTCATTTCCACCATGACCAGCATCGAGACAGATTATTTTTCCTAATAAGCGTTGGCTTTCTGGCTCCTCTATGAGTGGTGCAGGACGATCTAAAGAACTTGGCACAACATAACTTGGAGAATAAATATAAACTAATTCATTGGCTGTATCATAAGTGATGCGCCAATGAAGTGTTTGTGACATGGCTTTTAGTGTCATTAGTAAATCTCGACTAACTCTTACATTAACGGGTACTTTTTGTCCATCTATGACTATCCGCATTATGGCACCTTCCTTTAAAGGTTACTTTTATTTATTGTATTCACAGAACCTTCAGGTGGTGAATCATAGGGCATAGAATGGAAAAGTAGGATAGTAGCATAATAGTGAAAATAATAGATTTTAATACATACGGGGGTGATTGTATAGTGAAAGTTGTTTTAGCGACGTTGAATGCGAAGTATATTCATTCTTCTTTAGCTTTGAAATATTTAAAGGTGGCGTGTGATTCTGTACATTCTGATATAGTGATGAAAGAATATACAATTAATAATGAAGTGCTTGAAATTTTGAGCGATATTTATAGTGAGCAGCCCGATATTATTGGTTTGTCTTGTTATATTTGGAATATCGATATGACGTTGAAATTAGCTGGACTACTGAAGAAAGTGCTACCACGTGTCGTAGTG
This region of Pelosinus sp. IPA-1 genomic DNA includes:
- a CDS encoding N-acetylmuramoyl-L-alanine amidase; this encodes MRIVIDGQKVPVNVRVSRDLLMTLKAMSQTLHWRITYDTANELVYIYSPSYVVPSSLDRPAPLIEEPESQRLLGKIICLDAGHGGNDPGAIGPSKTMEKDNTLAIVLLLRDMLESNGATVVLTRDTDRNVAFPDSSASEELAARVEIAKDANADIFISIHNDSFTSNTAMGTTTFHYGDAKSKKLASLVQKNLVAELGTKDNSSRFASFYVIRYSKITAILIEVAFISNPEEEVLLSSIDGRSKIAESIFQGIVNYFKV